The proteins below are encoded in one region of Nitrospirota bacterium:
- a CDS encoding branched-chain amino acid transaminase, giving the protein MLEPQGKIWMDGAFVNWADAQVHVMTHSLHYGLAAFEGIRCYKGKSGSAIFRLQEHVDRLFDSSHIGMMQLPFDRKQVAEAIVETVKINKLEACYIRPLVYIGHGAMGVYPGDNPIKLAIAAWTWGAYLGDDALANGMRARVSSFTRHHVNVSMTRGKISGYYVNSILAKREAKIDGYDEAILLDTEGYVSEGTGENIFIVRKGRIKTTPLTSILDGITRSSVIDLAREQGIAVAEERFTRDDMYIADEVFVTGTAAELTPVREIDNRRIGTGKPGPITQALQKKFFAIVRGEDPSHAAWLTRI; this is encoded by the coding sequence GGCGTTCGTCAATTGGGCGGACGCACAGGTCCATGTGATGACCCATTCGCTCCATTATGGATTGGCGGCGTTCGAGGGGATTCGTTGCTACAAGGGGAAGTCCGGCTCGGCGATTTTCCGGCTGCAGGAACATGTCGATCGGCTGTTCGATTCCTCCCATATCGGCATGATGCAGCTGCCCTTCGACAGGAAGCAGGTCGCCGAGGCCATTGTGGAGACCGTGAAGATCAATAAGCTGGAAGCCTGTTATATCCGTCCGCTCGTCTATATCGGGCATGGAGCGATGGGGGTCTATCCGGGGGACAATCCGATCAAGCTGGCCATTGCGGCCTGGACCTGGGGCGCCTACCTCGGAGACGACGCCCTGGCGAACGGGATGAGGGCCCGCGTATCCTCCTTTACCCGTCATCACGTCAACGTGTCGATGACGAGGGGGAAGATTTCCGGCTACTACGTGAATTCGATCCTCGCGAAGCGGGAAGCCAAAATCGACGGCTACGATGAGGCCATCCTGCTCGATACCGAGGGCTATGTGTCCGAAGGGACTGGGGAGAACATCTTCATCGTGCGGAAGGGGCGGATCAAGACCACGCCGCTCACCTCGATCCTCGACGGCATCACCAGAAGCTCCGTCATTGACCTGGCGCGGGAGCAGGGGATTGCCGTGGCCGAAGAGCGATTCACGCGCGATGACATGTATATCGCCGATGAAGTGTTCGTGACCGGGACGGCGGCCGAGCTGACCCCGGTGCGGGAGATTGACAATCGCCGCATTGGAACCGGAAAGCCCGGTCCCATTACCCAAGCTCTGCAAAAGAAGTTCTTTGCCATCGTGCGCGGGGAGGATCCTTCCCACGCAGCCTGGCTTACCCGCATTTAG